A window of Pseudomonas guangdongensis contains these coding sequences:
- the typA gene encoding translational GTPase TypA — translation MIENLRNIAIIAHVDHGKTTLVDSLLKLSGTLDRKEAESERVMDSNDQEKERGITILAKNTAIKWNGYNINIVDTPGHADFGGEVERVMSMVDSVLLVVDAQDGPMPQTRFVTQKAFKAGLRPIVVVNKIDRPGARPDWVIDQIFDLFDNLGATDEQLDFPIVYASALNGIAGMDHEAMDDNMDALFQAIIDHVPAPVVDVEGPFQMQISQLDYNSFLGVIGIGRIARGKVRTNTPVTAIGADGKKRNGRILKVMGHSGLQRVEVEEATAGDIVCVSGMDELFISDTLCDQNNVEALPPLTVDQPTVSMTFQVNDSPFAGKEGKFVTSRNIKDRLEKELLHNVALRVEQGESPEKFKVSGRGELHLSVLIETMRREGFELAVGRPEVVIIENEAGEKQEPYENVTIDIEEQHQGPVMEQMGLRKGDLTNMIPDGKGRVRLEYTIPARGLIGFRNNFLTLTSGTGILTSTFSHYGPIKAGEVTNRQNGVLVSMATGTALTYSLETLQARGKLFLEPGQDIYEGQLCGINSRDNDLVINPTKGKKLDNMRASGKDEVIALVPPIKFTLEQALEFIADDELVEVTPKSIRLRKKMLNENDRKRYERSKV, via the coding sequence GTGATCGAAAATCTGCGCAACATCGCCATCATCGCCCACGTCGACCATGGCAAGACCACCCTCGTCGACAGCCTGCTCAAGCTCTCCGGCACCCTGGACCGCAAGGAAGCCGAAAGCGAGCGCGTGATGGACTCCAACGACCAGGAAAAGGAACGCGGCATCACCATCCTGGCCAAGAACACCGCCATCAAGTGGAACGGCTACAACATCAACATCGTCGACACCCCCGGCCACGCCGACTTCGGCGGTGAGGTCGAGCGCGTGATGAGCATGGTCGACTCCGTGCTGCTGGTGGTCGACGCCCAGGACGGCCCCATGCCGCAGACCCGCTTCGTGACCCAGAAGGCGTTCAAGGCCGGCCTGCGTCCGATCGTCGTGGTCAACAAGATCGACCGCCCGGGCGCGCGTCCGGACTGGGTCATCGACCAGATCTTCGACCTGTTCGACAACCTCGGCGCCACCGACGAGCAGCTGGACTTCCCGATCGTCTACGCCAGCGCCCTGAACGGCATCGCCGGCATGGACCACGAGGCCATGGACGACAACATGGACGCGCTGTTCCAGGCCATCATCGACCACGTGCCGGCCCCGGTGGTGGACGTCGAAGGCCCGTTCCAGATGCAGATCTCCCAGCTGGACTACAACAGCTTCCTCGGCGTCATCGGCATCGGCCGCATCGCCCGCGGCAAGGTGCGCACCAACACCCCGGTGACCGCCATCGGCGCCGACGGCAAGAAGCGCAACGGCCGCATCCTGAAGGTCATGGGCCACTCCGGCCTGCAGCGCGTCGAGGTCGAGGAAGCCACCGCCGGCGACATCGTCTGCGTCTCCGGCATGGACGAGCTGTTCATCTCCGACACCCTGTGCGACCAGAACAACGTCGAGGCGCTGCCGCCGCTGACCGTCGACCAGCCGACCGTGAGCATGACCTTCCAGGTCAACGACTCGCCGTTCGCCGGCAAGGAAGGCAAGTTCGTCACCAGCCGCAACATCAAGGACCGTCTGGAGAAGGAACTGCTGCACAACGTGGCGCTGCGCGTCGAGCAGGGCGAGTCCCCGGAGAAGTTCAAGGTTTCCGGCCGTGGCGAGCTGCACCTGTCGGTGCTGATCGAGACCATGCGTCGTGAAGGCTTCGAGCTGGCCGTGGGCCGCCCGGAAGTGGTGATCATCGAGAACGAGGCCGGCGAGAAGCAGGAACCGTACGAGAACGTCACCATCGACATCGAGGAGCAGCACCAGGGTCCGGTGATGGAGCAGATGGGCCTGCGCAAGGGCGATCTGACCAACATGATCCCCGACGGCAAGGGCCGTGTGCGCCTGGAGTACACCATCCCGGCGCGCGGCCTGATCGGCTTCCGCAACAACTTCCTGACCCTGACCTCGGGCACCGGCATCCTGACCTCGACCTTCAGCCACTACGGCCCGATCAAGGCCGGCGAAGTGACCAACCGCCAGAACGGCGTGCTGGTGTCGATGGCCACCGGCACCGCGCTGACCTACTCGCTGGAAACCCTGCAGGCCCGCGGCAAGCTGTTCCTCGAGCCGGGCCAGGACATCTACGAAGGCCAGCTGTGCGGCATCAACAGCCGCGACAACGACCTGGTGATCAACCCCACCAAGGGCAAGAAGCTCGACAACATGCGCGCTTCCGGCAAGGACGAGGTCATCGCCCTGGTTCCGCCGATCAAGTTCACCCTCGAGCAGGCGCTGGAGTTCATCGCCGACGACGAGCTGGTGGAAGTGACCCCGAAGTCCATCCGCCTGCGCAAGAAGATGCTCAACGAGAACGACCGCAAGCGGTATGAGCGCAGCAAGGTCTGA
- the thiI gene encoding tRNA uracil 4-sulfurtransferase ThiI, producing the protein MKVIVKPFAEITIKSRPVRKQFIRQLAKNIRAVLKDLDPELDVQGEWDNIELQTRVDEPRRLAEMLERLRCTPGIAHCLEVHEYPLGDFDDIFDKCRHHFGAQLAGKVFAVRCKRSGKHAFSSVDVATHVGSRLRRECGAAGIDLKQPEIEVRFEVRYDRLLIEHARHTGMGGYPLGSLEQALVLMSGGFDSTVAAWQMMRRGLLTHFCFFNLGGRAHELGVMEVAHYLWEKFGRSHRVLFVSVPFEEVVGEILGKVDNSQMGVVLKRMMLRAASRVAEELRIDALVTGEAISQVSSQTLPNLSVIDSVTDTLVLRPLIASHKQDIIDTAERIGTAAFAKNMPEYCGVISVNPTTRAKRYRIEHEEAQFDMAILDRALERARKVTIDKVIDELGKDLPIEEVREALPGQIVLDIRHPDAAEDQPLDLPGIEVQTLPFYAINNHFKELDANRQYLLYCDRGVMSRLHAHHLLSEGHANVRVYRPA; encoded by the coding sequence ATGAAAGTCATCGTCAAACCTTTCGCCGAGATCACCATCAAGAGTCGTCCGGTGCGCAAGCAGTTCATCCGCCAGCTGGCGAAGAACATCCGTGCGGTACTCAAGGATCTCGACCCCGAACTGGACGTACAGGGCGAGTGGGACAACATCGAGCTGCAGACCCGCGTCGACGAGCCCCGCCGGCTGGCCGAGATGCTCGAACGCCTGCGCTGCACGCCGGGCATCGCCCACTGCCTGGAGGTCCACGAGTACCCGCTGGGCGACTTCGACGACATCTTCGACAAGTGCCGGCACCACTTCGGTGCGCAGCTGGCCGGCAAGGTCTTCGCGGTGCGCTGCAAGCGCTCCGGCAAGCACGCCTTCTCCTCGGTGGACGTCGCCACCCATGTCGGCAGCCGCCTGCGCCGCGAGTGCGGCGCCGCCGGCATCGACCTCAAGCAGCCGGAGATCGAGGTGCGCTTCGAGGTGCGCTACGACCGCCTGCTGATCGAGCACGCCCGCCACACCGGCATGGGCGGCTACCCGCTCGGCTCGCTGGAGCAGGCCCTGGTGCTGATGAGCGGCGGCTTCGACTCCACCGTGGCCGCCTGGCAGATGATGCGTCGCGGCCTGCTCACCCACTTCTGCTTCTTCAACCTCGGCGGGCGCGCCCACGAGCTGGGGGTGATGGAAGTCGCCCACTACCTGTGGGAGAAGTTCGGCCGCTCGCACCGCGTGCTGTTCGTCAGCGTGCCGTTCGAGGAAGTGGTCGGCGAGATCCTCGGCAAGGTCGACAACAGCCAGATGGGCGTGGTGCTCAAGCGCATGATGCTGCGCGCCGCCTCGCGCGTCGCCGAAGAGCTGCGCATCGACGCGCTGGTCACCGGCGAGGCGATCTCCCAAGTGTCCAGCCAGACCCTGCCCAATCTCTCGGTGATCGATTCGGTGACCGACACCCTGGTGCTGCGCCCGCTGATCGCCAGCCACAAGCAGGACATCATCGACACCGCCGAACGCATCGGCACCGCCGCCTTCGCCAAGAACATGCCCGAATACTGCGGGGTCATCTCGGTCAACCCGACCACCCGCGCCAAGCGCTACCGCATCGAGCACGAGGAAGCGCAGTTCGACATGGCGATCCTCGACCGCGCCCTGGAGCGCGCGCGCAAGGTGACCATCGACAAGGTGATCGACGAGCTCGGCAAGGACCTGCCCATCGAGGAAGTGCGCGAAGCGCTGCCCGGGCAGATTGTCCTCGACATCCGCCACCCCGACGCCGCCGAGGACCAGCCCCTCGACCTGCCCGGCATCGAGGTGCAGACCCTGCCGTTCTACGCCATCAACAACCACTTCAAGGAACTGGACGCCAATCGCCAGTACCTGCTGTATTGCGACCGCGGCGTGATGAGCCGCCTGCATGCCCACCACCTGCTCAGCGAGGGGCATGCCAATGTGCGCGTTTATCGTCCGGCGTAG
- the glnA gene encoding type I glutamate--ammonia ligase: MSKALQLIQEHSAKWIDLRFTDIRGQQHHITMPARDADEDFFEFGKMFDGSSLAGWKGIEASDMILLPDDATAVMDPFTEEPTLILVCDVIEPSTMQGYDRDPRAIAKRAEEYLKSTGIGDTVFAGPEPEFFIFDSVKYKSDMSGSMFKIFSEQAAWSSDADVDGRQGNNGHRIAVKGGYLPTPPSDPDHEIRTAMCNALEEMGQIVEVHHHEVAGAQNEIGVKFNTLVAKADEVQTLKYCVHNVAEAYGKTATFMPKPLYGDNGSGMHVHMSIAKDGKNTFAGEGYAGLSDTALYFIGGIIKHGKALNALTNPSTNSYKRLVPGFEAPVMLAYSARNRSASIRIPYVASPKGRRIEARFPDPAANPYLAFAALLMAGLDGIQNKIHPGDAADKNLYDLPPEEAKQIPQVCGSLKEALEALEADHEFLLKGGVFTKDFLDAFIELKSAEEIKVRTFVHPLEYDLYYSC; encoded by the coding sequence ATGTCGAAGGCACTGCAACTGATCCAAGAACACAGCGCAAAGTGGATTGATCTGCGCTTCACCGATATCCGCGGCCAGCAGCACCACATCACCATGCCGGCGCGCGATGCCGACGAGGACTTCTTCGAGTTCGGCAAGATGTTCGACGGCTCCTCCCTGGCCGGCTGGAAGGGCATCGAAGCCTCCGACATGATCCTGCTGCCCGACGACGCCACCGCGGTGATGGACCCCTTCACCGAGGAGCCGACCCTGATCCTGGTCTGCGACGTGATCGAGCCGTCCACCATGCAGGGCTACGACCGCGACCCGCGCGCCATCGCCAAGCGCGCCGAGGAATACCTCAAGTCCACCGGCATCGGCGACACCGTGTTCGCCGGCCCCGAGCCCGAGTTCTTCATCTTCGACTCGGTGAAGTACAAGTCGGACATGTCCGGCTCGATGTTCAAGATCTTCTCCGAGCAGGCCGCCTGGAGCAGCGACGCCGACGTCGACGGCCGTCAGGGCAACAACGGCCACCGCATCGCGGTCAAGGGCGGCTACCTGCCGACCCCGCCGAGCGATCCGGACCACGAGATCCGTACCGCCATGTGCAACGCGCTGGAGGAAATGGGCCAGATCGTCGAGGTGCACCACCACGAAGTGGCCGGCGCGCAGAACGAGATCGGTGTGAAGTTCAACACCCTGGTCGCCAAGGCCGACGAAGTGCAGACCCTCAAGTACTGCGTGCACAACGTCGCCGAAGCCTACGGCAAGACCGCCACCTTCATGCCCAAGCCGCTGTACGGTGACAACGGCTCCGGCATGCACGTGCACATGTCGATCGCCAAAGACGGCAAGAACACCTTCGCCGGCGAAGGCTATGCCGGCCTGTCCGATACCGCCCTGTACTTCATCGGCGGCATCATCAAGCACGGCAAGGCGCTGAACGCCCTGACCAACCCGTCGACCAACTCCTACAAGCGTCTGGTCCCGGGCTTCGAGGCGCCGGTGATGCTGGCCTACTCGGCACGCAACCGCTCCGCATCGATCCGCATCCCCTACGTGGCCAGCCCGAAAGGCCGCCGCATCGAGGCGCGCTTCCCGGACCCGGCAGCCAACCCGTACCTGGCCTTCGCCGCCCTGCTGATGGCCGGTCTCGACGGCATCCAGAACAAGATCCACCCGGGCGATGCCGCCGACAAGAACCTGTACGACCTGCCGCCGGAAGAGGCCAAGCAGATCCCGCAGGTCTGCGGCAGCCTGAAGGAGGCCCTGGAGGCCCTGGAAGCCGACCACGAGTTCCTGCTCAAGGGCGGCGTGTTCACCAAGGACTTCCTGGACGCCTTCATCGAGCTGAAGTCCGCCGAGGAAATCAAGGTGCGCACCTTCGTCCACCCGCTGGAGTACGACCTGTACTACAGCTGCTAA
- a CDS encoding DUF4124 domain-containing protein: MRLPALCLLLACALPASAEIYRSTDAQGNPVFSDRPLPGASRVELPADNRMDSPQTTAAPAPGSTEPEGAPAYQQLRISQPAPDANLRSNDGSLSVSLSSQPALQPGHRYRLLLDGQAQGSSTSPQFRLHNLDRGSHSLAAEIVDADGRVLARSPSQSVHLQRHSVQHTRPTPSAKPPQP; the protein is encoded by the coding sequence ATGCGCCTGCCCGCACTCTGCCTGCTGCTCGCCTGCGCCCTGCCGGCCAGCGCCGAGATCTACCGCTCCACCGACGCCCAGGGCAACCCGGTGTTCAGCGACCGCCCGCTGCCCGGCGCCAGCCGCGTCGAGCTGCCCGCCGACAACCGCATGGACAGCCCGCAGACCACCGCGGCGCCCGCACCCGGCAGCACCGAGCCCGAGGGGGCGCCCGCCTACCAGCAGCTGCGGATCAGCCAGCCGGCGCCGGACGCCAACCTGCGCAGCAACGACGGCAGCCTGAGCGTCAGCCTGAGCAGCCAGCCGGCGCTGCAGCCCGGCCACCGCTACCGCCTGCTGCTCGACGGCCAGGCGCAGGGCAGCTCGACCAGCCCGCAGTTCCGGCTGCACAACCTCGACCGCGGCAGCCACAGCCTGGCCGCCGAGATCGTCGATGCCGACGGCCGGGTGCTGGCCCGCAGCCCCAGCCAGAGCGTCCACCTGCAGCGCCACTCCGTGCAGCACACCCGCCCCACGCCATCCGCCAAGCCGCCCCAGCCCTGA